The genomic segment GTAATCCCCAGCAGGGGCAGCTTTTCACTGCAATGAGGAAGTCGCCTCACCACCAAGACCTTGACTAATAAGAGGGGGATAAGAGCAAGAGCAAGGGCTATATGAAAGACGGCTCGGGCACTCAACTCTTGCTGCAAACCTGCCGCCTTCTCGATCATAAAGAAGAGAATAAGGGCAAAGAGGGCAATAAACAGATAGCCGAGAATCCTATGGGCAGATATCAATCCGGATTTTCCACCATTATCTCTTATCCTACCGGTTATCTCCAGCATGAGAAAAAGAGTTATACCAGCGACAAGGACAAAGAGCAGGGCCAGAACAGATGCAATGAGAGGATGCATGGAGTCTCCTTATAGCATGGGTATACCGGTGATTCTTGACAGTTCAGGATCAAGCGAGCCAAGGTCATCCCTATTGAGGGCATGGATTGATGATTTGCCACAGATACGGGCAATGGACTTCACCTCCTCGGTGGCAGCGCCGATAAAATTGGCCACCCGCTGCCCCGCAGCCTGCACATCAAGCCGTTTCCGCAGACTGCCATCCTGAGTTGCTATACCGTAGGGGCAGTTGTCCAGATGACACTGGCGCAGGTAGGTACAGCCAATCGCTATCTTCAGGGCCCCACCCATATAAACCCCATCGGCACCAAGGGCAATCGCCTTGGCTATATCTCCCGGATGACGAATGCCGCCGGCTGCAATCAGGGTGACCCGATCGCGTAGACCATTCCGATCCAAAAACTCAGCTATGCGGGGCAGGGAGTAAATAAGTGGCATGCCGACATGATCCTTGACCGTGACCGGGGCAGCACCTGTGCCCCCCTCACTCCCATCAATAACCAACACATCGGGAATATTTTCCTGGCTGAAGATAGCGGCAAGATCATTCTGCAGATGGCCACCGACAAACTTCAGAGAGATCGGTTTTCCACCTATCAGGCTACGTAGCTCCAGGATCTTGGCAGAGAGGTCTTTTACGTCTCTGATATCCTCATGTACAGCCGGCGACTGAGCCATCTTGCCCGGCGCTATCTGACGAACGGCGGCAATTTCTGCTGTGACCTTTGCCCCCGGCAATTTACCGCCCATGCCGGGTTTTGCTCCCTGAGAGATCTTAATTTCGATCATATCTGCGAGCTGCAACCTCTCCTCGCTGACACCGAAGCGACCGGTGGCATACTGCAGAGTAATACGGTCTGCCAACGCTCTCTCCTCATCCAGCATGCCGCCCTCACCGCTATTGGCAATGGTACCGGCCAGAGATGAACCAAGGGCAAGCGCCATCTTGGCCTCTTTACTGAGGGCACCATAGGACATTGCTGCATTTAAAATCGGGGTCTGGAGGAGAACAGGCTGCCCGGCTACCTTGCCGAGGACAAGTGTCGAGTCCACCTCCACCTCATCACCCAGGGGCAGGGTCTCTAACTGAGCAGGGAGAAAGATCAGGTCGTCCATCCCCAGAAATTTTCTGGTCGTGCCCTTTCCCTCCAGATAATAGGTGCCCGTTTCTGCCATGGATCTGATCATCAGCCTGGTGTTTAGATCCCATCTGCCAAAATTTTCCGCGCCACTGTCGTGAATAAAGATAGTGGCAGGTGAATTACAGACTGGACAGAGATGAAAATCAATGGGCCCCGAATGCAGATAGCCGCAGACCGGACAACGCTGGCTTGTCATAGATGCCCCCCTGGAATAGATGTCAATTTTTAACACTTACCTCAACATCTACAGTATCGCTATTTTGAGGCGCAGTTACAAGCGGGGTACAGGATGGATGGGAATTTAAGGTGAGAGAATGAATTAAACGCTGAAACCATGCCCTGAGGAGGGAGACTGGGGCTAGTGAGCAAGCTCCACTGATTCTATTTATCAAAAGACAATAGCAGGAAAGAAGCAAACCATCCTCCAACTCACTCACTTTTTAGTCCGTTGCACTTATTGTACAAACCCAGCTCTATCTATCTGTAAGAGCTACATAGGCACCTAGAGCAATTAAACCCGTACCAGTGAAACAACGCTGGCCCATTTGTAACCTAGGCTTTTCCTGTAGATGTTGGCCAATAGGGCCGGCAAGCATCACAACGATAAAATCAGCGCTTGTATTAAGTATAACGGATAGTGTTCCAAGCAAGAAAAATTGAAGAAAAACAATGCCATCTGGATTGACAAATTGTGGGATAAAGGCTAGGAAAAACAGTGCTGTCTTAGGATTGAGGGCTTCAACAATAATGCCTTGCCGAAAAGCATATTTTGGGCCCATCTTTTTAGGATTTTCAGTATTAGGTAAAGCTGTTGAACTCAATAATGTTTTGAGTCCTAAATAAACTAAATATGCGGCACCTAAATATTTGACAATATTAAATGCCAGTGCTGAAGCAGCTAAAATAACGGATAAGCCCAGAGCCGCAGCTAAAACATGAAACATGCCACCAAAAGCTGTTCCCAAACTAGAATAAATTCCTTCCGTTTGACCACCTTTAAGACTCCGAGTCATAACATAAAAGATACCAGGACCAGGAGTAACAGCTAAAACCGTTGCAGCTATGATAAATAGCGTGAATTGGGCAAAATCAGGCATAACAGGTTTCCTTTTCAATCAGCTTGCGAATAAAACATAAAGAAGACAAAAGTATCCCTTTCCTACTTTAACCAAGCTAATCCTGCAAGGCAATCTGCATGGCCCTGCTATATTTTCCGCGGCTGGCCTTGGGAAAGGGGTTCGCCTTGCCGGACCACTGTTTCTTTTTCAAATTAAAACCGTATTTCCTTAAAGAGCCGTCTGTGAGAATGAGGACATCGACCCAGTCTCGGCCCTCCTCTCTAAAGAGATAAAATACGTCAGGACCCTCTATCTTCTCATTAAGGCTCACCTCTACAGCCAGCGCATAGCGTTGGAAGCTCTTTCCTCCCAGCCCCTTGAGCATGGCCTGCAGGATCTCCTCTGCCTCTACCTCCTGACTGGAGGCGGCAATGATGGCGGTCTGGTGCTTACAGAGCCTACGAATATCATTGTGGGCAAAGGTGGACCTGGTCTTAACAAAGTCCATACAGGTACAGGAAAGCGTAGCAAGATCAACAAGATATTGTTCTGAGCCGGAACCCTGCACCGCCATAACCTCCCCTGCCTCATCGAGATTTTCCAGATAGATATCAAGAGAGATGTCCCTGATGGAGGCAATGGCCCTCTTCGCCTTCTTTATCTTGGGGACATGCTCAGCCTTCTGTTTTTGAGCAGGAACCACCTGCTCAGGCATAGCTGTTGCCTCATCAGGACTCTGCGCAACAGGGGGTATCTCTTTTTGAGCGACAGGGATCGTCTGCTCGGGCACTTCCTCTACTCGCTCACTGCCTCCCCCTTCAATGCGAACAGGGGCCTGCCTGTCAACAGCCTTTGGGGATACACCAAAAAAACTCTTAATTTTATTTAAAATAGTCATAATTATAGCCTGGGAAAAAGATTCAATTTTATAGCCAGTGGCCCGCAGATCCGGTTCTCGATTTTACTGTTCTGGCACGGCGCAGTTGCAACTGCCCACAGGCAGAGGAGAGAGAGCACACTGTTAAGTTAATTATCCCCTTTTTTCAAGGTCATTTTCCCCATGCAGAACAATTACTGTATGCATATCTATTCTCTATGCCAGGGCAGAGACAGCAGATCTCAGGCGGAGACCTGCCTGCTCTCTCAGCGGGCTAGCCAACACTGCCATAGCAATGATATTTCCTCTACGCCGAACTATCGTCCTAGGCTCAATCCATGCAAAAGGCCCTAGGCCAATTTGCTAATACCTATAACAACTCCCATACTCCAGTTTATCGCTAAATTTCTATCATTTATTCCTCAAAAAAAACATTCTCTCTTCATAATTGAGCCCATCTTTTCAAGATCGGATATAAACCATAGCCACCAGAACAATATCCACCTGCTTGAGAGCAAGGCACTGCACCTGCTTCAACTTTGACATCTCCCAAAGTCTGGAAAATTCTTTTTCTCTAAAAAAGATCCTCTCAGCATCTTTGCCCAGAGATTTTTTTCTCTCAAAGGCAGCACCTGACAAAACAGTCGCCTAATTATAGTTGTATATTCTCCTTGAGGATGGTATTTACCTACATGTATAAAACTGCATAATAACAATGATAAAAACACTCCCTACTAACCTCAAAAGAAGACTAAAAACAATGTCTCCATTATTTTTTACTAAAGCACTTGTAAAAAAACTGTACATTATTCCCCTGTTTTGTTTCATCTTTCCCACCCTACTCTCAGCAGCAGAACAACCTGGCTCAGCACAACCTGTCTCTCTCCAAAAGGTACTTGAAAACATTACCAAAACAAACCCTTCCATATCAGAGGCAATGAAGCAGTACCAAAGTGTTTTAGCTGAACGTGGCATCGCTAACAGCGAATACTACCCCACTGTTGGCATGGAAGTAGCCGCTGGCCCGGAAAGAACAAAGGGTGTCTCTACAAATGATGTGGCAGAAAACCTCACATCAACAAAGGCCAGCCTCTTTGCTCGTCAAAACCTCTATAACGGTGGAAAAACCACTGCCTTTGTTAAAGAGACTGACGCACGCATCCAAGCTGCTGCCTATGAAGTTTTAAATGTTGCCAACAATGTCTACCTCAATACTTCTGAAGCATATATCAATGTCATAAAGGCACGAGATCTACTGGCAATCTCTGGAAGAAATGCTCTGACTCAAGAAAGAATCATGCGTCAGGTGCGTGAAAAAACAGAGGCAGGATTTAAACGTGCCTCTGAGCTATACAACTCAGAATCACGTTTGGCCCTTGCTAAAGGTAACTATATTTCCCGTAAGCAAGATCTTAATCAGGCCTTAGTTATCTTCCATAAACAGTTTGGCCGCTTCCTCCATACCGACCAATTCATTACGCCTGAGCCCACATACCAGATACCGGCAACACTGCCCGAGACTATAGAGATTGCCTTTAATACCCACCCTGCCCTCAAAGTTGCCAAGTACAATATCCAGACCAAACGATACGCCTATGAAAAGGCAAACGCTGCCGATTTCCCCACCCTGGATTTTGAAGTAAAGGGACAATATCGCGATGAAATTGATGGTAAAGAGGGTGATACCACTCAGGTAGGTGCCTATTTAACCTTTAACTACACATTTTTCGATGGCGGCCTCAGAAGTAGTGAGCAGTCGAAACAGAAACAAAATGTACGTAAAGAGTACCAACGCTCTTATGTTGAACGACGAAATATTAACGAAAGTGTTCGACTAGCGTGGAGCATTAAAGAGGCCGATGATTATAAAAAAGAATATCTGAGTGAGCATGTGACACTCAGTGCCAAGACCTTGAATGCCTTTAAGGAAGAGTACTATGTCGGCCGCCGTACCCTACTCGATCTCTTGAACATGGAAAATGAGTACACCGATGCCCAACTCTCGTTTACTGAATCACAGTTTTCTCACCTTATTGCCATATATCGTATAATGCAGGCAACAGGTGCTCTCCTAAGCGAGCACGACACTGGCCTGCGTGGAATGTTGCAGATAGCAGCAGATGAAAAAGATGATCTTTTCGATGCAGAAAACAGAAGAGCTATCGAGGCATATAAAGATCTCAATGATAACCGAGATCAGGATGGGCTTACTGACACGAAGGATCAGTGTGACAACTCTTCCCCGAATTCAACCGTTCAACCTTTTGGTTGTAGTGATAATGATGCCAACAATACCGGCTATCCATACGAGGATGATTCAGCCCTTTCTCCTTATATCGTGCCCCAATCTTTCGAGCCTGTAAGCACCAAGCAGCAGTGATACTATAAACGGAATTGCTGTGGCTGAGCTCTCGTAATAAGATGCTCATATTGCAAGAACACCTCTGCAGGCAAAAAGATACATGCCCGCGAGGATATCTCAGCCTCAGCTGAAATTTCTCTTGAGCATTATCTAAAGGGTGTAATTCTAATATTCTTGGAATTACACCCTTTAAAAGAGACAGAAACAGAGCGTCCTGAGAGCAAGCAAGGCATTGCCCGTCTCTCCTCCATACCCCAGTGAAAGCTCCCAGGCTCAACCCGTCTCCCCCCCCAAACACTAGCTCAGATTATAAATAGACAAATCACCTAATAGGGCATATCCTGAAAGTTACTAGAAACACTAAATATACTATATAAATAGCAATGAAAGTT from the Desulfotalea psychrophila LSv54 genome contains:
- a CDS encoding glutamate synthase-related protein, with the protein product MTSQRCPVCGYLHSGPIDFHLCPVCNSPATIFIHDSGAENFGRWDLNTRLMIRSMAETGTYYLEGKGTTRKFLGMDDLIFLPAQLETLPLGDEVEVDSTLVLGKVAGQPVLLQTPILNAAMSYGALSKEAKMALALGSSLAGTIANSGEGGMLDEERALADRITLQYATGRFGVSEERLQLADMIEIKISQGAKPGMGGKLPGAKVTAEIAAVRQIAPGKMAQSPAVHEDIRDVKDLSAKILELRSLIGGKPISLKFVGGHLQNDLAAIFSQENIPDVLVIDGSEGGTGAAPVTVKDHVGMPLIYSLPRIAEFLDRNGLRDRVTLIAAGGIRHPGDIAKAIALGADGVYMGGALKIAIGCTYLRQCHLDNCPYGIATQDGSLRKRLDVQAAGQRVANFIGAATEEVKSIARICGKSSIHALNRDDLGSLDPELSRITGIPML
- a CDS encoding LysE family translocator; its protein translation is MPDFAQFTLFIIAATVLAVTPGPGIFYVMTRSLKGGQTEGIYSSLGTAFGGMFHVLAAALGLSVILAASALAFNIVKYLGAAYLVYLGLKTLLSSTALPNTENPKKMGPKYAFRQGIIVEALNPKTALFFLAFIPQFVNPDGIVFLQFFLLGTLSVILNTSADFIVVMLAGPIGQHLQEKPRLQMGQRCFTGTGLIALGAYVALTDR
- a CDS encoding TolC family protein encodes the protein MSPLFFTKALVKKLYIIPLFCFIFPTLLSAAEQPGSAQPVSLQKVLENITKTNPSISEAMKQYQSVLAERGIANSEYYPTVGMEVAAGPERTKGVSTNDVAENLTSTKASLFARQNLYNGGKTTAFVKETDARIQAAAYEVLNVANNVYLNTSEAYINVIKARDLLAISGRNALTQERIMRQVREKTEAGFKRASELYNSESRLALAKGNYISRKQDLNQALVIFHKQFGRFLHTDQFITPEPTYQIPATLPETIEIAFNTHPALKVAKYNIQTKRYAYEKANAADFPTLDFEVKGQYRDEIDGKEGDTTQVGAYLTFNYTFFDGGLRSSEQSKQKQNVRKEYQRSYVERRNINESVRLAWSIKEADDYKKEYLSEHVTLSAKTLNAFKEEYYVGRRTLLDLLNMENEYTDAQLSFTESQFSHLIAIYRIMQATGALLSEHDTGLRGMLQIAADEKDDLFDAENRRAIEAYKDLNDNRDQDGLTDTKDQCDNSSPNSTVQPFGCSDNDANNTGYPYEDDSALSPYIVPQSFEPVSTKQQ